The region ATTCTATCAACAACAGATGGGTTCAACAGATAAATTCCAGCATTGATTTTGTTACCAACAAATGCTTTTGGTTTTTCCACAAATCTCTCAACTTTTCCCGTGGATTCTTCCATAACCACAACACCATACTTTGATGGCTCATCCACCTACAGCATAATAGAGAGAAACGGTTGTCGGTTGTCGACATTTTTAAGGTTAGTTTAGTTTCACGTCTCCAAGAAAAACTGACTAAGGTAAAGTGATAACCGGTAGGTGTTACCTTGGTCACCATTATGGAAGCCTCTCCACCATGGGCTTTGTGGAATTCTATCATCAGCTTGAGTGGGTATTCGCAGATGACATCACTATTGAGAACAAAAAACGGTTCGCCAGAATCATCGATTAGCTTGTCCCTTGCTAGTGCCAAAGGACCAGCAGTGCCAAGCGGCTCGGTCTCTTGTGAGCAAGTGATCTTAATATCAAGCTTCGTGTCAAAATCCTTCAAGAAGTTCATCATCTCCTGCAGGGAAGAGCacagtttgttaatttttaataaaagttgATAGTGGTGAAAAGCAGGCTGCCTGTTCGTACCTCGGGCTTGTAGTTGATAGCCAAAACAACTTCAGTCACTCCAATAGCCTTGAGAGCCTCTATCTGCAAACAATTCAAAGAATGTGGATATGAGATTGACAGAGCATGGAATTGTGACGGCCCATTATACACGGACAAGTGTTTACATTCTTTTGGCACCTGGGTTTTAAACAAGTTGTTTCTTAATCGTGGAAATCGACAGAGGAAGCAGTTAACCATAAAGACAGCATCCAACACGAGTCCAATTATGTTATATCAACAAAGGCAATGCTCAAGATTTTATACCTGATGCAGGATCATAGGTTTGTTAGCAAACTCAACAAGTGGTTTAGGGTGTTTGAGAGTCAACGGCCTCAACCGTGTTCCAAACCCTCCAACAAGGATCAGTGCCTTCATTCTGATAAGCTCCCTGCTTTCCCTGCAAATTACATGTTCAGAAACCAGGCGGCAAGCAGTCTGACCAAGAGTAACAGAATACAATTTATGACTGTTTCGTTCTCTAACTAGTGTTATGGCAAAACTGTCAAATACACTCCAACAAACAAAGCTACCCAAGAAAATCCTTTTTCTGCCATTTTgcctgctttttttttatgtgatgtgATGAGTAGCAAGAGTCACCATATTCAGTAGTTTATGAATTAGAACCATGATGGGgaaaaaagcttttaaaatgATTACACTAGAATGAGAAGCCAGGTGAGTACTTAGGGCATTAAACCCCAGAAATCATACTCGAAAGAGTCAATCCCGACCGACTGCGAAATAGATTTGCTACAGCATTCAGCTAAAAAAGATGTTAACATTCTAGCCCtcgaaaattttaaaaacttgtttcatcattcaactcaTCCGCAAGCCTGACCTTTACCGAGTCGGATGCATCattggataaaaaagaagagagcatTCCATCATTTAAACCATGAAGAACAGCAGAAATGTCAAAAGGGGGTCCTCATAGAGACAAAATCTTTCAACATGATTCGTCCTTTCTTGTTTTAAGTGGATTTTACATTGAGACTGATCGTACACATTAAATAGGACTAAATCTCACTAAAACAACAAatcttaatataatataaactgaaGTAGTACATGCACACAAGATctaacttatatataaaaaagaaggataactctgaattaataaattaaccaaTCGTAAAAATGGCTTTAAAATTCTTTCAAAGATCAAACAAAACCACAAAAATCAGAATCACAAGTaagccaaaaacaaaaaaaggaatcAAATTCTTGTCAAAACATTATCCACGTTGCTACATTTCAGAAAACAGCACCAGACCCAGACAACAACACCATAAAGCCTAAAAACACAGAGACAAAAAACAGTGAAACGAGTACCTTTAGCCTCACAAGATCCCGAGCCCGAGTCACAAGAGCAGGTTTCCGAGAGAGCGAGTCAGAGGTGTCTAAGGATATAATACAAATGGCAGAGCTTGGTTTGATGGTGGTACGTCACGTACGTGAATTGCATGGAAGAGGCAGAGGAAGCTCAAAcggaagaaggaggaggaggaacaaagattatattatatacttagagaagtagaagaagaaattatCAAAACCCCACCGGCCTTTGCCCTCCCTCCCACCTTTGCCTCTTCACTTGGTATTTATAGACTGCTAGAATTGCATTTGCTTCAGGACTCCACTTCCACCTAAAGAGAGGATTTgtcttccatttttttctgaCATGTCAAgaattaaaagtaaattgaacATATGGATCgtattaaaatgtattaaagtaAAGGGAccaaatgagattaaaaaaatagaaggcaCGTTGAACAAAATTGTTGTCCGAGCTTCTATTCGGAACTTGGGCTTTGGCCCGTCAATGGAATAAATGTAAATCAATGTCCTTTTTTGAGAGGCCTGTTTGGTAAACCGGTGGATCATACTAAAAGCTtccattttatgtttttagtggCCCGCAGTTAGTGGACGAAGGTATTTGTTCAGTAATTAGAtctcatttgaaaaacaaaattaggacaaactaaaatttaatttgacagataaaattaaaaaaaaattaaattaataaatgaataaaaaataaaaataataagaaccaaattaaaataaaaaataaaaaatcacgaTTATGGATCTaagaatgaaattcaaaaaaattagaatttaataaaatagctaaaagttaaaattagaaatcaaaacattgaaagtcaaactttaaatatcatcaaatattgaattgaagggcaaaattgaaaaaaaaactaaattcacaaaagaatctaaaataaaaataaaaataaagagaatggggactacaaaaattaaaaaataaggtcaTGGATCCAAGAATgagattggaaaaaaattaaaatttaataaaagaggCAAGAAtctaaattagaaatcaaaacattaaaagtcAAACCtgaaacatcataaaataagagcacacatttgatataaaaatcaaatgttaaataataaaattgaaaaaaaataaagttcgatataattaaaagaataaaaagaaaatatgataaaCTTAACAAATTACACACTCTTCTGATTTTTAGGAAGGAAAACACATTACTCAAggtggaagagagagaaaagaaggtggaaaaaaatattttcgaaACACATTGAATATAGcctgtttgacagtgtggttgcgggtgcttttcaaataacttttcgtgctaaaatgcatgccaatgatttttttttattttttaaaaattatttttgacattagcacatcaaaacgatccaaaacgtacaaaccatattacattttagtaaaaaaaaaattcaaattttttagaaacgcaGGTTGAACACGTTCCCAAACGTTACTATAGTCTCAAAATATGATGTTTAACTACTAAGAAATGCTGCATAAGCTGTTCAAAGAGCGCATATATATGTTGGTGTGTGCGATGCAGagccaacattttttttaatttaatttgtacaaaaatcaaatttcccTCGGACTAGAGAATATCTATGACCACTGCTCTCCCTGAGAGTGTATAAACTCAAGGAGAAAAGTATAAGCTGATAATTCAAAGAATATGGCAGGAAAGCAAGACTTGAAACTACCCTTGAAAGGGAAACCAATTCCTTGCTCTCCTGCGTTCTGTCTCAGTAGGTCATTCATTTGTTTGAATATTGGTAATGACTTCCAGGTCAGAACCCACTTCATCCCTTGGTTTAAGGGAATGGTGGAGACTTCGGGCAGGTACTGGCTGACGAGATCATCATGTATTTTCTCCTtaataataccaataaaacTTGATCCGGTTGGGTTATAGACTTTTCAGTCTTCTTACTTGTCTTTGGACATAGCTTAATCAATTTACAGTAAGTGTGAAGAAATACAAGTATAACTTAACCAACAGATCGACTTTATCATCCCTCTTATAAATCATCCTCCTATGAAAGGACGAGATTATGCGAGCacacaatatttataaaaaaaaaccctttaatttttgctataaattatttgaatCTAAAAGCACTTTAATAACTACACCGTGTTAAGAAGTGAAAACCAAAAACACTCGTGCTCTTATTGTGCAAATCAAAGACTAAAAACTTCTTTACCCCATTCAATCTTGTAATAAAAAGTATATCTCAtgaaaaatatcatatcaaGCATGCTataaatgataagggaaaaacaatGAGTTTATTGTAGAAATCCTCGATAAAATGTGAATGTATGTACAATATATCACTGGGTGCTTCTAGCTTTTGTTCTAACAAGCAAGTACGCCTTTATAGTGCATTTAGCAAAGGATTCATATGGCTAAGAAGCTTGATTTAACCTATAGTTTtcgattaaaagaaaaaaattatccacACAAGGATGTATGCTTGGTTCTATGATGACCCCATTTTTGTAGCTTGAAGGCATTGACTAGTTGTCAATTTCTCTTCACTGGCAATCTTAGACAATAAAAATGCAAGCTTGATACCATAAGATCCTGGCTTGACATCATTAATGTTACCCCAAGTTGAACACAAATCCTCCCCTGGAGGCTTTGATGCCTCTGAGCTCTTGTTCTGACCTTGGTCTAAGCACCATTTTCCAGGCACCAATCCATTGGGTTCACGGTTCAAGACATTCTCATCTATCATGTTTAGTGCAGCAGCATCTTCTTTAAATGGCCTTGCAAATGCTGCTCCACCATTTAGCATTTTGTCATAAGGTGATTCCCCATCTGTAGTAGTTTCCAGAATATTGTACCTTAAATCATTGCTTACTGTTGTGTTTTGAAACTCAGGAGAGTTGCAGAGGACAGAGTGGAAATACGATTCAAGTGGGGATGCCGTGTTGCTGAAGTACATTAGTAGTTTTCTTGGAAGGTTGTCCCATCCTTGGACACAGTACTCCATGAAAGCTCTTGAAAGAATCAGCCAGGGTGAACCTGGTAGACAAACAAGCATTTACAACAAGTGATGTCTTTAAGATATGCCCTTTGAGTTGTAAGGGAAACTGACCTCCAAATATCTTGAAAGCATCAGGTGTTGTTCGAGTCTCAACAGCGTAATAAAGGTGGCTACTCTTCTGAAGATGTAAGCTGGGGTCTACAACAATTTGGTTAATCTTGTGTATCCTGCACCAAATCAATTCAACAGCCATTGCTTCTTTAAATCAATCAGGTTGCCTTGAACTTCTTCTCTctataaagtaaataaattgcAGGATGAAAAATGGCTCATGCTTACTCGTTTTTTGCAGTGTCATTAGTATAGTTGATGAAGTTGAGATCTCTTGGCAAGGAAGTGAAGGCATGGAGGAGATCTGCCcagaaatatttattattaacaaatgcCGTGGACATTGCATCACAAAGCTAAATTGCTAGAAAATATTGCAAGTAGCATTTACCATCTTGACTCACTAGAGGATAGTCTGAGACACTTAAATTGATGAACCAATCCCAATCTGCACTCAGCTTAAGAAGCAATGCAGCAGCGTTGAGTATGGCAGCAAGAGCAGACGATCCCATTTCGTTGATAGCATAACCTTTTCCAACAACATTAACATTACCAAATGCTTGAAACAAACTTTCAGATTGAACTGAAACAACTAACTCTGCCCTTTCATAATCTGAGGATTCAGCATCAAGTTGCAATAGATATTGGTTCCTTGGATGATAAATTGCTTTTAATAGCCTTAACATTCTCTTCCCATCTCCATTAGTACCACATATCCAATAAGCAAGAACAGGAGGATAGTCCCGCCCTTTTGAAGGGACAATCACTGAAAAGTACTGCAAATCCTCACTTGCAGTAGCAGAAGCGTGATCATAAAACCATGACTTCGACAAGGCAATCAGTATCAGTAGAGTCATTGCAAAAGCAAGAATCCATGCATGATAGCCTGAATTCCATGAAGAAATTTTTGATGTCCTCATTTGATCATCAGCTTCTCAATGCCAACTTCACCTTCAAGAATTAACGTTTGAAAAAGAACTGGAAACCGGTGAAGAACAGGATAACAAAAAACAGGAATGTGGGAGAACTCTAGGAGGTGAGAAAATGCAGATACATGGTGAAAACTTGAGAACCTAAGAAGGGTTTGAGGAAGGTGTGAAGTTGTTGAACTAGCACTGCTCAACTTACTAgcaaaaaggaataaaaaacttgaagtcgaagaaaattagaaaagcaAACAAAGGGATTGTGCAAAGGGAGGGTCCTTTCAAAACAAGGAAGCAAGGTTGTCCATGATGACAGCAGGGCTTTTAGAAAAAGACATGGAGGTGGGTGGTGGTTCTTTTCTGCGAGTTATAATGTTTGCTGCTCTCTTTTCACTTTGTTCTGTAGTTTGCTCATTGGTGGGCTTTCAGCTTTCAAGACCAACCCcccaaaaaacataagaaattaaatttaaaaacttgaaagtatttttcttatctaaaactatttagaaatatttaagaaacattaatttaatattttttcagataaaaattACATGGAGAATCATTTAAAAAGGCATTAGAATAGCAACGGTGAATGATGCCTCCTtgataagatatatatatatatatatatatatatatagctcatGAAGTGATTATTGAcattatttaagaaattaatttggaATAAATATTTGGAGGTAAACAATATTACTCTTTGTTGTCTGCCTAGTAGGATCCTCAAGATTATCCATCAGCAGTTGAAGACAAGACAGCCCAGCCAAAGCTTCTACTTTAATGATTTCTGATAATTGAATCATATGTCTTCATCATTAGAGTTTTTAGTAACTTGAGTTTTAagccattttattattttgttttatcatttttctttcaatatatatatatatatatatatatatatatgggttgACTTTTATTCAATCTTTATCCCGAATCAAATTTATAGCTATCCTTATTAGTTATATCTTTAATCCCAATTAGTCTATTTATAATGTCATATCTTTACATGCAAAGGTAATTTAGATGGGTTAGTTAATTGAGCAGCTGGTGATGGAAAAGGGCAGGCCCaaaccattatatatataaaaaataaatctgatatAACAAATGGACTGATCCAAAAGAGGGGTTTTGTTTGGGCCCAAAGAGTGGCCGTGTTTGTGTTCGGTCCAGTTGGTAAATTAATAATCTGCcaatcatcaatatatatatatatatatatatatatatatattaaaatcaat is a window of Populus nigra chromosome 10, ddPopNigr1.1, whole genome shotgun sequence DNA encoding:
- the LOC133704624 gene encoding beta-glucuronosyltransferase GlcAT14A-like isoform X1, which translates into the protein MRTSKISSWNSGYHAWILAFAMTLLILIALSKSWFYDHASATASEDLQYFSVIVPSKGRDYPPVLAYWICGTNGDGKRMLRLLKAIYHPRNQYLLQLDAESSDYERAELVVSVQSESLFQAFGNVNVVGKGYAINEMGSSALAAILNAAALLLKLSADWDWFINLSVSDYPLISSMPSLPCQEISTSSTILMTLQKTKAMAVELIWCRIHKINQIVVDPSLHLQKSSHLYYAVETRTTPDAFKIFGGSPWLILSRAFMEYCVQGWDNLPRKLLMYFSNTASPLESYFHSVLCNSPEFQNTTVSNDLRYNILETTTDGESPYDKMLNGGAAFARPFKEDAAALNMIDENVLNREPNGLVPGKWCLDQGQNKSSEASKPPGEDLCSTWGNINDVKPGSYGIKLAFLLSKIASEEKLTTSQCLQATKMGSS
- the LOC133704624 gene encoding beta-glucuronosyltransferase GlcAT14A-like isoform X2 → MRTSKISSWNSGYHAWILAFAMTLLILIALSKSWFYDHASATASEDLQYFSVIVPSKGRDYPPVLAYWICGTNGDGKRMLRLLKAIYHPRNQYLLQLDAESSDYERAELVVSVQSESLFQAFGNVNVVGKGYAINEMGSSALAAILNAAALLLKLSADWDWFINLSVSDYPLVSQDDLLHAFTSLPRDLNFINYTNDTAKNEIHKINQIVVDPSLHLQKSSHLYYAVETRTTPDAFKIFGGSPWLILSRAFMEYCVQGWDNLPRKLLMYFSNTASPLESYFHSVLCNSPEFQNTTVSNDLRYNILETTTDGESPYDKMLNGGAAFARPFKEDAAALNMIDENVLNREPNGLVPGKWCLDQGQNKSSEASKPPGEDLCSTWGNINDVKPGSYGIKLAFLLSKIASEEKLTTSQCLQATKMGSS